CCCTGCTATAAAGTTTATGAAGATAAAGATACGTTAGCATTTTTGGACATTGCGCCGGTCAATCCCGGCCATACTTTAATCGTGCCGAAAAAACACTATGCCAATATAGAAGAAATTCCGGAAGGGGAATCAGCCGAAGTGATGGCGGCCATTAAGAAAGTGGGAAAAGCCATGAAAGATGGTTTGGGAGCGGAAGGCTATAATGTAATGGAAAACAACGATCCGGTTGCCGGACAAATTATTCCGCATTTGCATTTTCATATTATCCCGAGAAAGCCGGGAGACGGTTTAAAACTTTGGCCCCAGGGGAAGTATGCGGAAGGGGAAGCGGAGGAAATCGTGAAACGCCTGTCTGCCGATAGGCAGGCATAACGCATAACGCATAACGCATAACGCATATCTCCTTATAGGATTCTTAGGATTATTAAGATAGAATTTTTTTAAAATCCCAAGAATCCCAAAGATTCCACAGTTTAACTTTATGGACTTTTGACTTTATAACTTTATAACTAATTTATGAAATTATTAATAACCGGCGGGGCCGGCTTCATCGGTTCCAACTTTATCCATTATTGGTTTAAAAAATATCCGGAGGATAAAATTGTCAATCTGGATCTTTTGACATACGCGGGCAATCTAGAAAATTTAAAAGACGTGGAGAATAACCCTAATTATGAATTTATTAAGGGAAATATTTGCGATGTTAAATTGGTTAACGAATTGGTAAAAGATATAGATGTTATTGTGCATTTTGCGGCCGAGTCGCATGTTGATCGCTCTATAATATCTAGCGAAGATTTTATAAAAACTAATGTTGAAGGTACGCGTATTCTTTTAGATGCGGCTAAAAACAATAATAATATTCGTTTCCATCATATTTCTACTGATGAAGTCTTTGGCGCTTTGAGTTTTAATGACAATAAATTTAACGAAAATACGCCTTATGATCCAAGAAGTCCTTATAGCGCTTCCAAAGCCGCTTCCGACCACCTGGTCCGGGCTTATTGGCACACCCACAAGCTTCCTATTACAATTTCCAATTGTTCCAATAATTATGGCCCTTGCCAATTTCCGGAAAAATTTATTCCCTTATTTATTACTAATTTGACGGAAAATAAAAAAGTGCCGGTTTATGGCGAAGGAAAAAATGTTCGAGATTGGATTCACGTTAACGATCACAATGCCGGCGTGGACGTAATTATAAAAAAAGGCAGAATCGGCGAGACTTATTGTTTGGGCGGCAACAATGAATTAAGTAATTTAGAATTAACAAAAAAAATTTTAAAGGCCATGGGCAGAGATGAAAATATGATAGAATATGTAACTGATCGCCCCGGGCATGATTTACGATACGGAGTTGATTTTTCCAAAGCCAAAACTGAATTGGGCTGGGAGCCGAAAATTAATTTTGAGGACGGCCTAAAGGAAACGATCGCTTGGTATAAAAATAATGAAAAGTGGTGGAAAAAATTGAAATCGCGCAATTTGTAACACATATCGCATATCGCGTATAGCATGATGTGTTTTTTTATTTAAAACAAAAGCAAATATGAGAAATATAAGGGTTATTTTTTTGATTGCGGCGTTAATCGCGGTCATTATCGGCGGGTTCTATTTTTTTGCTGATAAAGGGGAAGAGTTTTTTGGCCGGATAAAGAAAGAAATTAATGATTTGGCCAAAACCAAAACACTTGATATCCGAATGGCGCCGGCGGATTATGGGACATTAAGGGGCGCCACCACTACGCCGGAAGAAATAGCCGGCTGGGGCGAATTTATCAACAATCGCGTGGGCTGGCGTTTTAGGTACCCCTTGGAAAATCTTACCCGAAATATAGATGAAATTATTAAATTTCCCAGCCACGAGGAGAATCAGCCGAAGAATGAGGATTTGCTGGAGTTTGCGGTTGGAGAAACGATTTTTAGGATTAGGACTTATTCCGAGGAAGGGACAAGCGCTATTGTTGCCTGGATTAAGGAATCGGGCAAATCAGTTTCCGCCGATATCGGCGATTACCATAAATTTTTTATTGACGGGAATGACGCTTACAATTTGAAAGGCAAAACTTTCGCTTATACGTTGGTTAATAAAAATATTTATGAAATATCCGCTTATCGGGAAGAGGGAATATGGCTTGGCGTAAAAGACGAGCCCTTGTTTGAAAAATGGATTTCCACCATCAGTTTTTTCCCGGAAGTGAGGTGCTGGGAAAGGGCTTTATAATAATTGAAGAAGATAAAAAGCCACTTTAAAATTAGGCGGTTTTTTTATTTACTTTTTATGGATGATTATGTTATAATATTATAGAAATGTGGAAAAAAATTATAATAATTTTCCTAATAATTTTTAATTTTTATGTATTTATGGCTCCCTACGAAGAAAAAGGAAAAATAATGAAATTTTTCAGTTATTTGTCCGATAATATTTTCTTTGTTTTTGCCGTTTTGGCCTTGGTCGGCCTGTCTTTGTCGGTTATCGGCTGGTTTTTTCTGCCGGCTTTTTTTAGCTTGGCGGTGTGCTTGGCGGTAGTTATCGGCTTGGCCGTGTTTGTTTCTTACAAAAAAAACGTCTCAATTCCCTTGGTAAGTATTATTTTAAAAAGGGAGTATTACCGCGCCAAATTTAAATATTTAAGCAAGAAAAACAAAAAAACGGGGAAACAATTTTTTATAAGATTTTATTTAAAAATTCTTTTTTATCTGATATTGCTTTTTGAAAATTCGGAGGAAGGCTTTAGCGCCGTGAAAGAAGAGGCGTTTTCCAGGCTTGACGAGATTCTTAGCAGGACCGAAGACGAAAAAATGGAAGAAAAATACAGGATAATAAAAAGAAATATCGCCAGATTAAAGGCCGGAGAAAAACTTGACTCCGCTTCCCTGGCCGACCTGGAAAAAGAACTCTTTGAATTCTCCAAATTCAAACAGAAAAAAGCCACGGTTTTCTCTTTAACCGCCCTGACTATTATAATTATCACGACTGTTATCACCGGCCTGATATCTTCTTTTCTCTTCCCCGAAGTCTTTAAAACCCGAGCCGCTTCCTACGGCTTTATCCAGACCGACTGGTCCGGAGGCGTAAGTTCTGATTCGGCTACTCATTCTGATCAAACCGGCTGGACTAAATATTTTTCCAAAGACAATGTTTCCACCAGCACTCCCGGAGAATTATCCCTATCCCTCACCACTTCAGAAATTTGGTCCCAGACTTCGGACGAGGATTGGCAAACGCATGCTACGAGCAGTACTTATTATCTTGATGGCAGTGTGGGCATAGCTAAACCCAATGGTATAACCTGTTCTTCGGCTCTAGAATGTGATTCGGGTTTTTGCGTAGACGGTGTTTGTTGCGATGGAGTATGCGAAGGCGTGTGTAAAGCATGCAATTTAGAGGGAAGTGTAGGCACCTGCACCAACAGATCTGCGGATGATACAACCGAAGGTTGTTCCGATAATTGTTATGACTGTGTTGACGGAGAGTGTGTGGCCGTCACCGAAGATAGTGACGGGACATGCGTTACCTGCAGGACATGCGTTGACGGATCATGTGTTAATAGGGCAATAGACACCCAACCAAGCGGCTGCAACAGTACTTGTCAATATTGCGACGGAAGCGGTAATTGTCGGACAATGTATTTATCCCAAGCAGGCCCTCTTTGCCCCGAAGGCAATGCGCAAGGTGTTGGAGTAGCCGTTATATGCAAACCGAGTTTATATAATAATCTATATTATGCTCTTTGGAGCGGATATACATGCGGAGATTATATTTTCCCTGGCTATGATTGTGGCGGTGGGAATCCAAACGCTTTTGGGTATTCATATAGATGTTTATATTAGAAAATATAATTACGGCATTATCTTTTTTTGCCCGGCAGCAGTCTCCGTTAGGGTCTGCTGTATCGCCGGAATTTTAAGTAGCAGTCCCTGCCTACCGGCAGGCAGGCTCTATCCGAGAAATTGCTGTTAGGTAAAAGTTTTGATGAGAGATAATATATTATTTTGATGAGAGATAATATATTATATAGATACAATATCCCATGCTAAATTTTTTTAAGCCAAAAATAACTATTATTTTTCCGGTTATAATAGCGGTTGTTTTTGGCTTTTTTTATTTTGCCAATCAAGCCAAAGCGGCTACGACCGGCACCACCACTTCCGCGGTTTATGACGCCGGTTCGGAAATTCCGACCAATATGCTTTCTTGGAGCGAAACTAAGCCGGCCAACACTTCTATTGTTATGCAGGCAAGGGCCGGCAATGTGGCAGTTCCGGACGAAACCTGGACGAGCTGGATAACCGTTTCTAATGGCGTGCCAACAAATGATATCGGCACTAAACGTTATTTGCAGTATCAAGCTATTTTAACCTCCGATGATGACGCTTCCTGGCCGTTTTTGAATGATGTTACCTGGGGTTACACAAATGTTTTGGGCAATTTGATTTCTTCGGCTTATGATTCCGGCGATGCAGCCAATGTTTTAGCCGGCATTGCTTGGACAGAAACTTTGCCCGGGAGTTCGGACATTAAATTTCAATTAAGGACCTCGCCTAACGGCAGCGACTGGGGCGCTTGGCTGGGGCCGACCGGCGCCGACGATTATTATACTGACCCGGCGGGCGGAGAAACAATCAATTCTACTCATGCGGACACTAGCGACGACCAGTGGTTCCAATACAAAGTTTTCTTTATATCCGACGACGGCATTAACAATCCCACTTTATCCGATGTTACTATAAGTTATGTGGTTAATGCCCCGCCTAGCATCCAAAATGTTACAGCCGTTCAGGGAAGTGACGGCGTAGTTGATATTAGTTATGAGATCAAGGATACTGACGCCACTTCGGGAACAGTTACCAAAAATTATGTTACCCCCACTTTCCAATACTCCCTGAACGCCGGCTCGTCTTGGACCTCAATCGCCACCACTTCCATAGACTTTGGCGACGCGCCGGAAAACGGAGAGGTGACCGATACTGATGGCGACGGGGATATTGATAATAAAGTTTTGGAAGATAGCTTTCTTACCTATACGGCTACCTGGGTTGCTTCTACCACTATTTCCGATGTTTATAGCGCCGAGTTTCAAATTAAGGTCATAATAAATGATAATGAGTTGGCGAATGCTACGGCTAGCTCAACTTCCAGCTCCGGGATTTTGGATACAACCGCGCCGGCTTCTGCCAGTTTGAATATTTATGCCACATCTACTCCGGCAACTCTGGCGTTATCCGCCACGGATGATTCAAGTATGCAGATGAGAATTTCCCTTGATAGCGGTTTTTCCGGCGCCAGCTGGGAAAATTACAGCGCGGAATCCACTATATCTCTGGCTACGGATCCGGATACGGTTTATGCGGAGTTCAAAGACGCTTATGGCAATGTAAGCGCGGTTAATGCGACTACTCCCCCTACGCCCCTCAATTCCATGGTGCAGGATATTTCCAATTTGGCCCTGGATACCCCAACTTACGGCTTATTTATCGCCTGGGGAGTCGTTTCCGAACCTACTCATAGTTTTAGTTCATATCAGGTTTACCATTCCACAGACGGTTCTACTTATACCCTAGAAAGCGCTATTACTGATAGAACCGAAAATTATTACGCCGATTTTGAATTAGTAGAGGATAGTGTTCATTATTATAAAATTGTGACCATTGATGCTAATAGTAATACTTCCGGATATTCTTCTGTGGTTACCGGGACGGCTAACGGAGTTCAGGACGGGACTGAAGGCGGCGGCGGCGTAGAAACGACTCCGCCGGTTATTTCCAGCGTTGCCTCTTCCGGCGTCACTACCCAGTCAGCCACGATTACTTGGGATACGGACGAGTTGGCTGATTCCCGGGTGGAATATATCACTTCTTCCGGCGGCGATTTTTCCGGAGCTCCCTATGTTGGCGTGACTTCAATGTTGGATACCGCGGCTGGCGTCGGAGAGCATAGCGTTACTTTATCCGGCCTTTCTTCGGGCGCAACTTATTATTATAAAGTTAAGTCAACCGATGTATACGGTAATATGGCTTCCAGCACTTTGGGAGTGGACGGATATTCATTTACAACCCTTTCCGGACCGGTTATTTCCAATGTTTCAGCCGTTGAAACAGGCAATAATACGGCCAGGATTGACTGGATAACGGATATTAGCAGTAATTCTTATGTCGTGTATTCAGCTAACTCGGACATGTCCGGCTCCACGGAAACGGGAACAACCGCGGAAGTAACTTCTCATTCAGTTACTATTTCTGAATTGACTGAAGGAACAAAATATTATTATTACGTTAAATCCGGAGTGGCTCAAGATAAAAATATTGTCAGCGGAATAGTTCAATATTATTCATTCACGACTTCCCTTGATTCAACCGCGCCGAACATTACCGCCGGTCCGACCGCCAGCCCGGTGGCGGACACTTCGGCGGTTATCAGCTGGACAACCAATGAAGCTTCCGATTCGCAGGTTGATTACGGTACGGTTTCCGGCAATTATACCCTCTCCGAGACTTCCTCCAGTTTAAATACCAGCCATGCTGTGGTTCTGTCCGATTTAACCGCCGATACGGTTTATTATTATAAAGTGACGTCAACCGACGCTAACGATAACGCCACCTCCAGCGCTGAATACAACTTCACCACCCTGGAAACATTATCAGAAGAGAGCGCGGTAGCGGCGAGAGAAGAGATAGCCAGACAGGCCGGAGAAGACAGCGTGGAAACCACCAGCCCGGGCGGAGGCATTGTTTATGTCACTGTGCCCAGTTCCGGCGGCGATACTACCGCTCCGGCCATCAGCGATGTCAGTGTTTCAGACATAACTTCCGATTCAGCCATAGTTACCTGGAAAACCGACGAAAATTCCGATAGCTTCGTGGAGTACGGGGGATCTTATGGCTATGGCTATACCCAAGGGCAACGCGGCAGCGCAATGTCGCATAGGGTTAAACTCAATTGGCTTTCTCCGCAAACCACTTATTATTACCGGGTTACTTCGGCTGATTCAGCCGGCAACTTGGCTCGAGGAACCGGCGCCACTTTTATTACTTTGTCTTTGGCCGATGAATTAAGCCAGCAAACGGGAGAGGTAAGCTTTCAAGATGTGGAGAAATTGACCGGGGAGCTCTCGGAGCAGGAAGAAACCGGGAAAGCCGAGAGTTTGTTAGAATTGGCTTCGCAGGCGGTTAATAAGGCGATGGATGTTATTAAGCAGACAGTTTCAAAAGTCTCAATCGGATCTCTGGAATCAACTTTGATGCTCCAGCAAAGCTCCATAGAGGAATTAGCCAGAACGATTCCGGCCCCTGTTTTGTCCGGAGAACCCCGCGTGTTAACTACAGCCAAGACCGCCACCGTCATTTGGCAAACAGACAAGGAAGCCAATTCGCTGGTGGCGATTGCGCCGGAGGGCGAATACAAAGCCGCTTCCGCCGATCCCTATTTGCAGGTAATCGGCAATTCAACG
This portion of the Patescibacteria group bacterium genome encodes:
- a CDS encoding HIT family protein; this encodes MDCIFCKIISGEIPCYKVYEDKDTLAFLDIAPVNPGHTLIVPKKHYANIEEIPEGESAEVMAAIKKVGKAMKDGLGAEGYNVMENNDPVAGQIIPHLHFHIIPRKPGDGLKLWPQGKYAEGEAEEIVKRLSADRQA
- the rfbB gene encoding dTDP-glucose 4,6-dehydratase, which codes for MKLLITGGAGFIGSNFIHYWFKKYPEDKIVNLDLLTYAGNLENLKDVENNPNYEFIKGNICDVKLVNELVKDIDVIVHFAAESHVDRSIISSEDFIKTNVEGTRILLDAAKNNNNIRFHHISTDEVFGALSFNDNKFNENTPYDPRSPYSASKAASDHLVRAYWHTHKLPITISNCSNNYGPCQFPEKFIPLFITNLTENKKVPVYGEGKNVRDWIHVNDHNAGVDVIIKKGRIGETYCLGGNNELSNLELTKKILKAMGRDENMIEYVTDRPGHDLRYGVDFSKAKTELGWEPKINFEDGLKETIAWYKNNEKWWKKLKSRNL
- a CDS encoding fibronectin type III domain-containing protein, translated to MLNFFKPKITIIFPVIIAVVFGFFYFANQAKAATTGTTTSAVYDAGSEIPTNMLSWSETKPANTSIVMQARAGNVAVPDETWTSWITVSNGVPTNDIGTKRYLQYQAILTSDDDASWPFLNDVTWGYTNVLGNLISSAYDSGDAANVLAGIAWTETLPGSSDIKFQLRTSPNGSDWGAWLGPTGADDYYTDPAGGETINSTHADTSDDQWFQYKVFFISDDGINNPTLSDVTISYVVNAPPSIQNVTAVQGSDGVVDISYEIKDTDATSGTVTKNYVTPTFQYSLNAGSSWTSIATTSIDFGDAPENGEVTDTDGDGDIDNKVLEDSFLTYTATWVASTTISDVYSAEFQIKVIINDNELANATASSTSSSGILDTTAPASASLNIYATSTPATLALSATDDSSMQMRISLDSGFSGASWENYSAESTISLATDPDTVYAEFKDAYGNVSAVNATTPPTPLNSMVQDISNLALDTPTYGLFIAWGVVSEPTHSFSSYQVYHSTDGSTYTLESAITDRTENYYADFELVEDSVHYYKIVTIDANSNTSGYSSVVTGTANGVQDGTEGGGGVETTPPVISSVASSGVTTQSATITWDTDELADSRVEYITSSGGDFSGAPYVGVTSMLDTAAGVGEHSVTLSGLSSGATYYYKVKSTDVYGNMASSTLGVDGYSFTTLSGPVISNVSAVETGNNTARIDWITDISSNSYVVYSANSDMSGSTETGTTAEVTSHSVTISELTEGTKYYYYVKSGVAQDKNIVSGIVQYYSFTTSLDSTAPNITAGPTASPVADTSAVISWTTNEASDSQVDYGTVSGNYTLSETSSSLNTSHAVVLSDLTADTVYYYKVTSTDANDNATSSAEYNFTTLETLSEESAVAAREEIARQAGEDSVETTSPGGGIVYVTVPSSGGDTTAPAISDVSVSDITSDSAIVTWKTDENSDSFVEYGGSYGYGYTQGQRGSAMSHRVKLNWLSPQTTYYYRVTSADSAGNLARGTGATFITLSLADELSQQTGEVSFQDVEKLTGELSEQEETGKAESLLELASQAVNKAMDVIKQTVSKVSIGSLESTLMLQQSSIEELARTIPAPVLSGEPRVLTTAKTATVIWQTDKEANSLVAIAPEGEYKAASADPYLQVIGNSTERIRDHIVAIYDLRPDTIYHYQLRSQGPIGPEARSGNFTFRTAKEVLEIGNYAIQNISTTEAAFKWVTNVEADSTVRYTPYRNNTLVREEARTKYDKAITTIHEVNVDDFEPGVIYRVELLSVDIDKNATSKTIDSFSTSEDDLPPIIYQVQTSSAISPGKDIKIQTIISWLTNEPSTTRVYYQAGIASPEEAMAEATNLDANYSKKHVAVITKFEPGKIYSFRVESIDSGGNVSMSKIYTILTPRQSESVFQVIMKNVEDVFGWVGKMKK